In Polyangia bacterium, a genomic segment contains:
- the gspN gene encoding type II secretion system protein GspN, translating into MALWTLTPERRRALRRSAANSVFGFVVFVVTLYIWFPYDRARDVAIAMAAAQGLDVEIGSVGRAFGFGVTFRDIIVRTHPPSGKPTRFTIEAARVTVSPLSLLGSSPSVTIDADAFGGNIVFEQTASKQKAKGPFTVGIKVSSLNLAELPGVKEAINLPLGGTLALKIDLSSASGRYADTVGAISFQCEACVVGDGHTPLRVEGNPFLAGGLTLPRVRLGNLSGRVAVEKGLAKLQGVGGKSADGELSLEGESQLRDPLNLSSINFYLRFKLSDALLKSAERLATILQMAATQGKRPDGSYGVRLSGTFANMAPPVFTTASQFGGPSPPPRPAGRPGIAPRPAPPPPPAAIPSPSMPAPSAPPPAAPAPVPASDMYIDESKGPNGVPPQPMAAPPAAPPQPAPPPAEPGAIRGAPPPPTTDDDTATPPPAAPGEGEAEQQK; encoded by the coding sequence ATGGCCCTTTGGACGTTGACGCCCGAGCGGCGGCGGGCCTTGCGGCGGTCGGCGGCCAACAGCGTGTTTGGTTTCGTGGTCTTTGTGGTGACGCTTTACATCTGGTTCCCGTATGACCGGGCCCGCGACGTGGCCATCGCCATGGCCGCCGCGCAGGGGTTGGACGTGGAGATCGGCTCGGTCGGGCGCGCCTTCGGTTTTGGCGTGACCTTTCGGGACATCATCGTGCGCACCCACCCGCCCAGCGGCAAACCGACCCGGTTCACGATCGAGGCGGCGCGGGTCACCGTTTCGCCTCTGTCGCTGCTGGGCTCGTCTCCATCGGTGACCATCGACGCCGACGCTTTTGGCGGCAACATCGTCTTCGAGCAGACCGCATCCAAGCAGAAGGCCAAAGGTCCCTTCACCGTCGGCATCAAGGTCTCGTCGCTGAATCTGGCCGAGCTGCCCGGGGTGAAGGAAGCCATCAACCTTCCGCTCGGCGGCACGCTGGCCTTGAAGATCGATCTGTCGTCGGCCAGCGGCCGTTACGCCGACACCGTCGGCGCCATCAGCTTTCAATGCGAGGCGTGCGTGGTGGGCGACGGCCACACGCCTTTGCGGGTGGAGGGCAACCCATTTCTCGCCGGCGGCCTGACCCTGCCGCGGGTGCGCCTGGGAAACCTCAGCGGTCGGGTGGCGGTGGAAAAAGGCCTGGCCAAGCTGCAAGGCGTGGGCGGCAAGTCTGCCGACGGCGAGCTGTCGCTGGAGGGCGAATCGCAGCTGCGTGATCCCTTGAACCTGTCGTCGATCAATTTCTACCTGCGCTTCAAGCTGAGCGATGCGCTGCTGAAGAGCGCCGAACGGCTGGCCACCATCCTGCAAATGGCGGCCACCCAGGGCAAGCGACCGGATGGCTCGTACGGTGTGCGCCTCAGCGGAACGTTCGCCAACATGGCGCCGCCGGTCTTCACCACGGCCTCGCAGTTCGGCGGGCCGTCGCCGCCGCCTCGTCCGGCGGGACGACCGGGAATCGCGCCGCGGCCCGCGCCGCCGCCACCACCGGCCGCCATTCCGTCGCCATCGATGCCGGCGCCTTCCGCGCCGCCGCCGGCCGCGCCTGCCCCGGTCCCCGCGTCAGACATGTACATTGACGAATCGAAGGGACCGAATGGCGTCCCGCCTCAGCCGATGGCGGCGCCCCCGGCGGCGCCGCCGCAACCGGCGCCGCCGCCCGCCGAGCCGGGCGCCATTCGCGGCGCACCGCCCCCACCGACCACCGACGACGACACCGCGACGCCTCCGCCGGCCGCGCCGGGCGAGGGCGAGGCCGAGCAGCAGAAATAG
- a CDS encoding sigma-54 dependent transcriptional regulator: MRESKSEALAAIVGGSSELETVLARAAAVAPTSVPVLVTGESGTGKELLARALHELGPNPRGPFVAVNCGALARELAESELFGHERGAFTGAAGRRTGWFEEAAGGTLVLDEIGELPLELQPKLLRVLETGRLRRVGGAGEVAVRVRVVAMTLRNLEGETQRGTFRADLFYRLAGFELALPPLRRRRTDIPLLAEHFLREIAPEVGPRVLDPAAIAALAAAEWPGNIRQLRNVMRRAAILTVDRIETANLDLPAPPRFRIADEPLLVRLHDVDQTPAPAPAPALAAAPSPFSPADVGSDDQLSLPNRTFEEIEKAVLVWALRRNAGSRRRAAKSLSVARSTFCDKVRKYGLAPGNA, translated from the coding sequence ATGCGTGAAAGTAAAAGTGAGGCGCTGGCGGCGATTGTCGGTGGCAGCAGCGAGCTCGAGACCGTGCTGGCCCGGGCGGCGGCGGTGGCGCCGACCAGCGTGCCGGTCCTGGTCACCGGCGAAAGCGGCACCGGCAAGGAACTTCTCGCGCGCGCCTTGCACGAACTGGGACCGAACCCGCGCGGCCCGTTCGTCGCCGTGAACTGCGGGGCCCTGGCGCGCGAGCTGGCGGAGAGCGAACTGTTCGGCCACGAACGCGGCGCCTTCACCGGCGCGGCCGGCCGTCGAACCGGCTGGTTCGAGGAGGCTGCCGGCGGAACGCTGGTGCTCGACGAGATCGGCGAGCTGCCACTGGAGCTGCAACCCAAACTGTTGCGCGTACTGGAAACCGGCCGCCTGCGCCGGGTGGGTGGCGCGGGCGAGGTGGCGGTGCGCGTGCGCGTGGTGGCCATGACCCTGCGCAACCTCGAGGGAGAAACCCAACGGGGCACGTTCCGCGCCGACCTTTTCTACCGCCTGGCCGGCTTCGAGCTGGCGCTGCCGCCGCTGCGCCGTCGGAGGACAGACATTCCTCTTCTGGCCGAACATTTTCTGCGTGAGATCGCCCCCGAGGTCGGCCCGCGGGTCCTGGACCCGGCGGCCATCGCCGCTCTGGCCGCTGCCGAATGGCCGGGCAACATCCGCCAGCTTCGCAACGTCATGAGGCGCGCGGCCATCCTCACCGTCGACCGCATCGAGACGGCAAACCTGGATTTGCCGGCCCCGCCGCGCTTCCGCATCGCTGACGAGCCATTGCTTGTGCGCCTGCACGACGTCGACCAGACGCCAGCGCCAGCGCCCGCACCGGCGCTGGCGGCCGCACCGTCCCCGTTTTCGCCCGCCGACGTGGGCAGCGACGATCAGCTAAGCCTGCCCAACCGCACCTTCGAGGAGATCGAGAAAGCCGTGCTGGTGTGGGCTCTGCGTCGCAACGCCGGCAGCCGCCGGCGGGCCGCCAAATCCCTCTCGGTGGCGCGCTCCACTTTTTGCGACAAGGTCCGCAAGTACGGCCTCGCCCCCGGCAACGCGTGA
- a CDS encoding molybdenum cofactor biosynthesis protein MoaE — protein sequence MRIQILYFAVLRERLGREQEAIELPANATVADALAALAGRHTGIAALLPRVQTAVNRAFADSAAPLHDGDELALIPPVAGGGAPGRRVAIKATTLDLADVIRAVEGPDRGGIVTFTGAVRRHGQRTDVIRLEYEAYAEMAEQVLTDIADEIEREWPGAHVAIHHRVGALSVGEMAVVIAVAAAHRAEAFDACRAAIDRLKRRAPIWKKEISETGEEWIGLGP from the coding sequence GTGCGCATACAGATCCTCTACTTTGCGGTGCTGCGGGAGCGTTTGGGGCGGGAGCAAGAGGCCATCGAGCTGCCCGCCAACGCCACCGTCGCGGACGCGTTGGCGGCGCTGGCTGGCCGCCACACCGGCATTGCGGCGCTGCTGCCGCGCGTGCAGACAGCGGTCAATCGCGCCTTCGCCGACAGCGCGGCGCCTCTGCACGATGGCGACGAGCTGGCGTTGATTCCGCCGGTGGCGGGGGGCGGCGCGCCGGGGCGGCGGGTGGCCATCAAGGCGACGACGCTGGATCTCGCCGACGTTATTCGCGCCGTCGAGGGACCCGATCGCGGCGGCATCGTCACCTTCACTGGCGCGGTTCGCCGCCACGGCCAGCGTACGGACGTCATCCGCCTGGAATACGAAGCCTACGCCGAGATGGCCGAACAGGTGCTGACCGACATCGCCGACGAGATCGAGCGCGAGTGGCCGGGAGCGCACGTGGCCATCCACCACCGGGTAGGCGCGCTGAGCGTGGGCGAGATGGCGGTGGTCATCGCCGTCGCCGCCGCTCACCGCGCCGAGGCCTTCGACGCCTGTCGGGCCGCCATCGATCGCCTGAAGCGTCGCGCGCCGATCTGGAAAAAGGAGATCAGCGAGACCGGCGAAGAGTGGATCGGCCTCGGTCCGTGA